The sequence cacgtttggtccaaactctccactatgacctgtccatcttgacctgtccatagcttccctgagtaattcaagccccttcgccgcgacaaggcagtgatccacgaagggggttttgggactacaactcccatcatccctagctaacaggaccagtggtcagggatgatgggagttgtagtcccaaaacatctggagggccgagtttgcctgtgcctggcgtAGAATGTTAACCAGCCAAGCACCTGCTGGAAGagaaatgtttctgcctggcgcctaaagatatgtaatgaagttcaagcagtagagtatgagactcttaatctcagagtcatgggttcgaggTCTACCTTGGGCTAAAGagtcctgcgttgcagggggttggagtagattacccccctggtcccttccaaccctataattCTAAGATCAgggcttgagtcctgcttgtcaGTTTGTCCCACACGGACaactagttggccactgtgagaacaggaggctggactagatgggcctttggcctcatccagctctctctctctctctctctctcatacacacacacacacacacaaacgtacgTATTCATGTTTTATTAAggaaatttcatttataaaaaggtAGAGTTGAGGGGGGGGTGagaaagaatggaaagtgaatgagaatgaagaaaataaaagaaaaattgcaTCACCCTACATTAATATAGAGATGTGTATAttcttattatcctaatacagTACATGTATAACTGTCGGTAACCGAATAtattttgtataaactcattccgAATATCATTGTATTTATCCAAATAAATCTACGTCTATAAGCTGTCCATTTGTATGTTGCCAGTGTAGTGAAGCGATTGATTAAGGGGAATCGTAGCTCTAttatcccttccccccccccccccgggcatgcTTGTATATTACAGTCTCAGACACAGAAAACTtagaccagggccagatttaagtttgatgaggccttaagctactgaaggtaacggggccctttctatgtccagctgtcctttgtcaacaacaaattgtctctggttttttgtgtgtgttgaatatatggtgtATGCGTGGCCCacgacttacatcataggagcctacacaacacaaaaacacagttgctgtatgtacgtttaatttaattttattgggtttttttatcttatattttggaaatgtacatccagttgtttttcctttaatttttttggggggcccccgagagagtggggccctaagctatagcttgtttggcttatacttaaatccggcactgagctGGACTTTTGGTAAAATGTTGGGCTTTGTGAATTTGCCTCTGTCGTCCAGAACTTAGCAAAGGTAGGGGAATCACCTGGAAAAGCTTGAGCTCTGGCTTCCCATGTGTTGCGCACCTGAACGCATGAAGCACCATTGATGGGCTTACCTGCCATGACTTGGTCCAACCCCTTTTTAAGTGCCCTCTCCTGCCATTGGCTCAGCCGCCGAGGCGTGTCACGGAATGCTGGGAACACTCTAATTGATTCAGAAACTTGCATCACACAAAGCCCAGGAGCTAGAGAGGGCTGAGGGTGGGATATCTCCCTAGGGATGGGCTCAGCAAGGGGGAGGACAGACAGTACCATCGCAGGATGGGCCAACTCTTAGACCGTacgtatgtgtgtgagagagagcatcGCACGCAAGAATTTGTCCATAAGCTTATTTGTCCATAATTTTTCTAGGGGGTGGGGTACCCATCTCCTCTCCAGTAAGCCAGCAAACCTGTAAACAGGATGAGAAAAGACAACTGCTATTTCCCTGCTGGAAAAGCCAAGCATTAGTTGGTGCCAAGCAGGCctctttggggagagcattccacagttggggagccaccacagggaaggccctttcttgtgcaatatctggagggccactgccaccACATCAtggaatgatgatggtgataaattTTTTAAGTTTCTATTTTCATACATAAAAAccaagagggggaaaaaatacactAGAAATGTCCCAACCATAGATAGTTAAAAACCAGAGGCCTGGTTaagaaggaatgtttttgcctgatgccttgAAGATATACAATAATAGTGCcaggcgtctccacccccatcgttcagcccggacactgaggtccagctccgaagggccttctggctgttccctcgctgcgagaagccaagttacagggcgcctgccctgtggaatgccctcccgtcagatgtcaaggaaataaacaactatctgacttttagaagacatctgaaggcagccctgtttagggaggtttttaatgtttcatgttttattttatttttaatactttgttggaagctgcccataaaATTATTATCGCTGgagaagggaattccacaaaccGGCAGCTACCACtggaaaggcctgttcttgtgctTCCACCCGAGTACTGAAATGTTGGTGCTAGTTTGTTGTGGAGTGATTTGGATTAACgcttctcccccctttttatcTCTTctcaatccccaccccaccccccagatgtcTCCCGGACCACCTCCACGCCCTCCACGCCGAGTAGCGATGACCTGACACCGCTGCAGATGTCCCCGGCGGTGATGCCCGACTGCCAGGCCGGCCTCCCCATGGACCCCACCCTCTGTGGCAAAGTCGTTCCGGCTTTCCTGCCGGCGAAGAAAGAGGACCGCCCCCAGCCCGAAGGGGCCAGCTGCGACACAGCCGTGGGCAACGCCGCGACCGGCCTGGTGGCCCTCAGCGAATGCGGGCAGGTTGTGGTGGAGCAGGCCCCGAAAGCCTCCAAGGTGGTGCCCAAAAGTCACGGGGAACCTCCGTCGGGCGTGGACATGCTGGACACCCGGATAGTGATGGGGGAGGAGACGCAATGCCTCAgcgaggaagaggaaggtggggAAGGGGCTGCCTCTGCGCCACTCAAACGTGGCACCTTGGAGGCCagctctgaggaggaggaggaaacgagCGACGTGGAGGATCAGGACCTGGCTGACCTCCAGGCGAGGCCTCCCCACCAGACCCCAAAAGACTTGGCCAGCCGGCAAGCTGGCATGTCCCTCCCCGGCCTCCGGAATCCGCAGGAGGCTGAGAGGGCGGCCATGACACCTCCACTCTCTCAGGGTGAACATTCGGCGGACCTGCCTTCCCCATCTCCTGCGCTCACCAAAGACCTATCCGTAGAGCCTGCCGAGGCCCAGCCCCTGCCTGGCAAGCACACCTGTGGCCTGGACCCCGAACTGTACTTCACGGCGCCCTCGACCCCCATCAAGACTGTGTTTTCCCACCTCAGACACCAGCCCTTCTCCAAAGAGAGCCTCAGTGAGGAGCAGAATGACACGGACAACGAAGgcctctgctccccacccacctccccctcGGGGTCCTACATCACGGCCGAGGGAGGCAGCTGGGCCTCTTCGGGGACCGGCAGCACTTCCCCGTCTTGCTCTCCCAACCTGATGGCAGAGTCGGAAGCCATGGAGGCCCCGGCGGCGGATGGTGAGGAGTTTCTCTCGGAGGCGGCAGACGGCCGCCCGAGGCTCCCACGGGGACCCAGCCTGTCTCCCGACTTGGAGGGGGAGTTTGCTTTCCAGACCCTCTCCTCCAGCACTTTAGTCCACTCGTCGTTCCTCGAGGACGAGGACGACGGGCAGACGACCCCGGAGGAAGATGGCGGCGACTGGGGCGCCGAAGTTGCTACCTCGAGGCCGGGCCCTCAGAGGTTTGAGGAAGCAGCTCCGTCTTGGCCCGAGAGCAGAGAGGACTCTGGGGACGAAGTGGATCCGAGCTGCGAGCTTTCCAAGGCAGAGGCCCCGCCGGCCTACGAAGCGGGAGCCGGAGACTCTGCAGAGTTTGCGGGGTCGAAGCCCTGCCTCTTGCCCGGCTCGCTCACTGCCTTCCCTTCTGGGACGGACCCCTCCGAGGCGGATGCGCCCAGCCAGACGGCGGCTTCTGCCCCAGACGACGGCGCGGACAGTGACCAGATGATTTCTGCTTTGCTCCTGCCTTTCCGTGGGAGCCTCATATTCGAGGCGGAGTCCATGGAGATCACCCTGTTCCCCCAAGGGGAGTCGGTGGGAAATGACGCCCTGTACGGCGTGGAGGATGACGACAGCACTTCGGCCTCTTTCTTGCACTCCCTCTCCGAAACCTCCATCAACGAAGGCGTGGACGAGTCCTTTGCTTACCAGGATGACACCTCCCAGTCCTCAGACTCGGACTCCTACAACGGGGAGGACGACGAACGGCTCTACAGCGTCGAGCAGTACGCCGTGGTCGCGgaagctgctgccgccgcccctgCTCAGGAAGCGGCCGAGCCTCCGAAGGAAGACACGGAGCCTGCGCTATCCCGCTCAGGCAGCGAGAGCGAGATGGAGACCTCATCCGACGCTTACAACACAGACGAGGAAGAGACGGCTTCTGCCGGGGACGGTGGGCACCCGAGGGCCGAAAAGGAGGAACGGGAAGAGAGAGGCACCTCCCTGGAGGAGGCTGAAGATGAAGAGCACCAAATCAAAGTTTCGCTCCCCGCCGAAGAAGCAGAGGCCTCCAGGTTGCCGGTTGTGCCTGAAGCTCCCGGCgattcctccagatgttctggaagcagcagcagttccCCTACTGGTCAAGGATGGGGGTCTCCTATGGAGCAGGGCCCCACAGCTCTTTTTGGAGGCGTGGGTCGTGGAACTGGatgtgaagagggagaagagccTTTGAGGGAAAGGGGCTCTCCCTGTGCCTCCCCGGAGCGCCGGTCGCTCTCAGATGAGCGAGAGGCTGCTGAGGAAAACGTTCCTGATCCCGGGGAATGCCTCATTGCTTGCTTTGATACGGATGAGGAAGCGGATGCCCTGCCGCCTCTGGACGACTCCTTGGAGGGGCCTCGGCCTGTGAGACAAACAGCTGCAGAGTGGGTAGACCAGGTGTATGCGGGCCCCGCCATCCCGCTGGGATGGAACCCGAAGCCGTATCCCATGCCGTTTGTGGAGCTGACGACTCCAGACATCAATGACTCCTCTTCCTTTGACATCAGTGCCAGGCTAAAGGAGTCGGAGGAGCGGCTTCTGGAGCTCCTTGACCAAGATGGCGCCTCTGGGGGAGGCTCGACTGAAGCAGGGAGGCCTAATGGAGGGGTGTTCGATGTTGAGCCAGAGAAGGAGGAGcctccctttgtgtccctccttGGATCCTGTGAGGCAGCCATCTTGGACCAGCCTGAAGCGACTCGAGCCGACAACGAGCCGCCAGCGGAGTGCCTTATCGCTTGCTTTGAATCGGAGGACGAACTCGAGGAGGCCTCGTCCCTTGACCAGATGAACAACAACGAGGACCACGTGGCGGCCATCTTTTCTGAGGCGAAACCTGATTCTCAGCCCCTGCTGGGACCAAACGGCACACAGCAAAACGCCGCCGTCGTGGACAGTGAGGTCACCTTGTTGGCGGCAGCCACACCTCTGCCACCCACGGATGTTGAAGAGCGTGCTGAAGTCTGTGGGATGCCAGGAGACTCATCTGGGCTGGAGATGGAGGCCTCCACAGGCCCTCTTGCCAATGTGGTTCTAGGAGACGGTGCAGCCCATCTCAAGCTGTGCTTGGAGACTGGCGAGGCCAAAGACCTGAGCGTGAGGGAGCCTCAGCCCAGTGAGAGCCGCCACGAACCCACGCTGGTAGAAACAGGCAGCCATCTTGAGGAAGCCGGAGAGGACGCCAAGGACAAACATCAGCTAGGGGAAGAGGCTTCGGTTGTAGAGGAAGCCACTGGGTCAGTGGAGGAGCAAGGGCTATTGGACGAAGTTGATGCTGGCCAGGACTGGGAAAGTCCGTCCaagggagaagaggatgctatTTCTGAACTTGAAAGTGGCGAAAACAGCAGAGCGGACTCTGTCGCTGAGATCCCGGCAGGAGAAGGTGCTGTTTGGCCAGGAGACGGGCTTCAAGCTCAGCGCTTGACCCCGGTTCCTGTGGGACTGTGTGGATCAGAGGCAGCCTCATTCCAGAGTCCTGGTGCTCAGCCTAGCCTGAGAGACAGCAACATGAATTTGGTGCAGATTCAGAGTAAGGGCGCagctcctgctcctgccagcaGCGAGACCACAGATGGTCCAGCATTGGTGGCAAGCTCAGacgagaagccgaaagaagagaAGGAGCTCGTGGTTCCTGCGGCCTTTGAGCTGGCTGTTGTCCAGGCAGGCCGCCCTGAGCCAGCGGGTAGTAAAGAATGTACCGAATGGCCACAGATTCTGGAGCCCCAGGCAGCAACCAAAGACACCAAGCTGGCTGTCCGACGGGGGCCTGAGGCTCAGAGGAACAGAGGATGCATGGAGGTGgctgcatctctgcctcctgtggatGATCAGCATACTTTGGAACCCAAAGCTCAGGTGGAAAAAGCTGCCCCAGGAACTTGTACGGCAGGAGGCGCAGTTGCAACGCCTTCCACAGGCAGGGTTGAGGGTCTACCCAGGCAACCCTTGCAGGTGCCAAAGAAGACCTTTGCTCAAGCTCTGCTTCAGGGTCTCCAACCACCTGTTGTGGACGCTGAACCTTCTGTGCAGGAAAAGGGTCTGGATGCCAGTCTCTCTTCCCCGGAGTTGGCAGAGGTCTCCATGCCCGACTCGCAGGCGGACAGCAGCTTCTTCACGGCAGCTGAGGATATCTCCAGTGGGACCCTTGTGCTGACTccatcccctggctctgagaGGGAAGGGCTGAGCACCCCTGAGCAGGCATGGGGCAGCCCAGCCGAGGATGTGGAGAAGAGCCCTTCTCCTCTTCTGCAAGAACAGCCGGCAGCCGTTTCTGAGCTGGAGCACCGAGTGGCTGAAACAGAAGATGCTAAGGTTGAACCCTTGGCCGAGCCGTCAAAGATCCCGACAGCGGAGGGACCTTCCCAGCAGAGCATGGCGTTGTGTCTGCATTCCTCTGCTCTTAACCAGCCGCCTCCTCTAGCCGACGCCCGGCCGAGGGATGCGTCACCCGTGCTTTGTAAAAAGTACCTCTTCTTTGCTTCCGAAGAGGAGATCTATTTGTCTGAGCCTGAAGATGCTCAGCAGATCCTTTCCAGTGGAAATGCAGAAACGGATCGTGTTGGTGCTGCAGAATCGCCGGGGACCAGGAGGAGGACTGGTACAGCCCCGGGTGATTCTGAAGCCATTGCTGCAGCGAGGCCGTCTCCCGCCCCCAGCCAGCCTGAGCTTCCTGGTGCCTTGTGGCAGAATGCCGTGTTGGTTGCAGAACCTCCAGAGGCCACTGCAGACCAACAGCAGATCACCGACATGTTGCGAGGCTCCTTTGGCAACCTCAGGGAGCAGGGCTTGGGAGCTGCCCGCCTGGTGAGCAGCCTGCTGGTGGCCGAAGCACAAAGCCTTCTCGGCAGCCTTAAGGAAGACGTCCCGGAGTACTCCTCCGAGGGCGTCACGCCAGACTTGTCGGAATCGAAGCATTCCGAAGATGAGCTGGAGCCTCGAGACACTTGCAATGTTGCTGGAGTTGTTGGCGGTCAAGACCAAGACGCCGGGCAAACTTGCGAGGAGCTCGGCGACCGACTGGAGATGGACAGGGTTGCAGTTCCACCAGATGTGGAGGTTGTTCCTCCTCGTTCAGAGGAGTTGGAGACGGCGGCTGGGCCGCTGCCAAGTTCTGGGTTGGAAGGAGTGGACCAGCCTGCCGAGGATGTCGTCTTTGCGCCCGGTGAAGGCGAAGGGAAGCCATCTGAGAGCATCGACAGAGCTCCACCTCAGAGCTTGCCGATCCAGAGTCCGGAAGCCGATGGGTCAACTGAAGAGATTCCAGAAGGGACGAGACTAGAGGGTGCCACAGCAGAGGAGGTTGTCCACCCAAGAGAGGAAGATCAGGCACCCGTTCCTTCAAGTGCTTTCGCTGAAAGCCCGAAACTCCTGGTCCCGGAAGCTGGTTCGCCGAGTGTGGAGACCACCTCTCCTCTATCACAGACCCCGCCAGCCTCTGAAGGACCAGCTCAAGAGTCCCTGGCTGTTTCTTTGCAGGCAGAGCAGCCTCCGTCGCCTACCTGGGAGGAGTCGGCTCCTCTTTCTCCACCTCCGTCTCCACCTACTGAACCCCAAGAAGTGCCTCGTGTTTCTCCCTTGCCGCTGCCTCCCTCGCCTCCCTCCGAGAGCCACTTCCACGGCCCCTCGGCTGCTTCGTGGCTTCCTGCTTCGACAACCAGGCCTGACGAGGAACGAGCTCCTTCCAAGGAGGACCTGATCCTACTCCGGGACTCCAGGAAGCCTCCTGCGGAAGGTGAGTTTTCATTTCCCTGTCTCTCCCATCCAGATAATGGGAGGACGAgggttggttttatttatttcataaaaattggCAGGCCGCCGGTTGTGGAAATGCCCACACCCCGAAAGCAGCGTACGGAAAAGAGAACAGGATAAATGTATCAGTGAGAGAAACgaacagcaatttaaaactttcaaaaagttaaagtaGCAATAGACGGAAAAACAGGTTAAGACTGTTGGGGACAATTTATAACtcatcttaaagaccattgtaaacagtgaaAATTGTTGGTAGGATTGGACGAtgacttgtagtttaagggtgaattctggACACAGTGGAGATTTAATAGATTTACACCATCATAAAAGATGCGGGAGGAAATGATCAATAATAGAACTCACAAAGGGGAGgttggaagtccaggagattcctcggaatcttgtttttatgattcaTGCTTGGTATATCTCTGTAAAAGTttaattagaatatcatggaaaggttcatttctttcagtaattcaacttaaaaggtgaaactaatatat is a genomic window of Lacerta agilis isolate rLacAgi1 chromosome 12, rLacAgi1.pri, whole genome shotgun sequence containing:
- the LOC117055746 gene encoding NAC-alpha domain-containing protein 1-like — encoded protein: MPGEALKSQEATRAKDPGVLRAPETDVSRTTSTPSTPSSDDLTPLQMSPAVMPDCQAGLPMDPTLCGKVVPAFLPAKKEDRPQPEGASCDTAVGNAATGLVALSECGQVVVEQAPKASKVVPKSHGEPPSGVDMLDTRIVMGEETQCLSEEEEGGEGAASAPLKRGTLEASSEEEEETSDVEDQDLADLQARPPHQTPKDLASRQAGMSLPGLRNPQEAERAAMTPPLSQGEHSADLPSPSPALTKDLSVEPAEAQPLPGKHTCGLDPELYFTAPSTPIKTVFSHLRHQPFSKESLSEEQNDTDNEGLCSPPTSPSGSYITAEGGSWASSGTGSTSPSCSPNLMAESEAMEAPAADGEEFLSEAADGRPRLPRGPSLSPDLEGEFAFQTLSSSTLVHSSFLEDEDDGQTTPEEDGGDWGAEVATSRPGPQRFEEAAPSWPESREDSGDEVDPSCELSKAEAPPAYEAGAGDSAEFAGSKPCLLPGSLTAFPSGTDPSEADAPSQTAASAPDDGADSDQMISALLLPFRGSLIFEAESMEITLFPQGESVGNDALYGVEDDDSTSASFLHSLSETSINEGVDESFAYQDDTSQSSDSDSYNGEDDERLYSVEQYAVVAEAAAAAPAQEAAEPPKEDTEPALSRSGSESEMETSSDAYNTDEEETASAGDGGHPRAEKEEREERGTSLEEAEDEEHQIKVSLPAEEAEASRLPVVPEAPGDSSRCSGSSSSSPTGQGWGSPMEQGPTALFGGVGRGTGCEEGEEPLRERGSPCASPERRSLSDEREAAEENVPDPGECLIACFDTDEEADALPPLDDSLEGPRPVRQTAAEWVDQVYAGPAIPLGWNPKPYPMPFVELTTPDINDSSSFDISARLKESEERLLELLDQDGASGGGSTEAGRPNGGVFDVEPEKEEPPFVSLLGSCEAAILDQPEATRADNEPPAECLIACFESEDELEEASSLDQMNNNEDHVAAIFSEAKPDSQPLLGPNGTQQNAAVVDSEVTLLAAATPLPPTDVEERAEVCGMPGDSSGLEMEASTGPLANVVLGDGAAHLKLCLETGEAKDLSVREPQPSESRHEPTLVETGSHLEEAGEDAKDKHQLGEEASVVEEATGSVEEQGLLDEVDAGQDWESPSKGEEDAISELESGENSRADSVAEIPAGEGAVWPGDGLQAQRLTPVPVGLCGSEAASFQSPGAQPSLRDSNMNLVQIQSKGAAPAPASSETTDGPALVASSDEKPKEEKELVVPAAFELAVVQAGRPEPAGSKECTEWPQILEPQAATKDTKLAVRRGPEAQRNRGCMEVAASLPPVDDQHTLEPKAQVEKAAPGTCTAGGAVATPSTGRVEGLPRQPLQVPKKTFAQALLQGLQPPVVDAEPSVQEKGLDASLSSPELAEVSMPDSQADSSFFTAAEDISSGTLVLTPSPGSEREGLSTPEQAWGSPAEDVEKSPSPLLQEQPAAVSELEHRVAETEDAKVEPLAEPSKIPTAEGPSQQSMALCLHSSALNQPPPLADARPRDASPVLCKKYLFFASEEEIYLSEPEDAQQILSSGNAETDRVGAAESPGTRRRTGTAPGDSEAIAAARPSPAPSQPELPGALWQNAVLVAEPPEATADQQQITDMLRGSFGNLREQGLGAARLVSSLLVAEAQSLLGSLKEDVPEYSSEGVTPDLSESKHSEDELEPRDTCNVAGVVGGQDQDAGQTCEELGDRLEMDRVAVPPDVEVVPPRSEELETAAGPLPSSGLEGVDQPAEDVVFAPGEGEGKPSESIDRAPPQSLPIQSPEADGSTEEIPEGTRLEGATAEEVVHPREEDQAPVPSSAFAESPKLLVPEAGSPSVETTSPLSQTPPASEGPAQESLAVSLQAEQPPSPTWEESAPLSPPPSPPTEPQEVPRVSPLPLPPSPPSESHFHGPSAASWLPASTTRPDEERAPSKEDLILLRDSRKPPAEAVETTRPAGPCRDVQPPSSKDSRGRNRLPGNKDTREKDSVSAGEKRGDRGPVQLESSSSSERELLYRCPEIESLREATGMMLLEEEEKALAGKRSHEANQKGSSNESESNEGSLPELEEAEVSEPRTAQSQAQLTHSLGTGEESISRAKQSRSEKKARKAMSKLGLRQIHGVTRITIRKSKNILFVITKPDVFKSPASDIYIVFGEAKIEDLSQQVHKAAAEKFKVPMEHSPLITEAAPTLTIKEESEEEEEVDETGLEVRDIELVMAQANVSHPKAVRALRHNNNDIVNAIMELTM